Genomic DNA from Candidatus Macondimonas diazotrophica:
GTCGCCATAAGAAAGTTCATATAGAAACCTTCCACAATATTGACAATACTTATGGTTATTGTCCAACGGGCCGCCATCAAAGAACTGGTACATCCACCCGCACCCGGTGTTCCAGATGCCATCCTGGTCTTCCTGCCAATAGCAGTAGAAGTCATCGCTCATTTCTTCAACATCTCTGGTGTAATAATGACACGCCCGGTCTCTCCGAAGTCCTTGTGGTAGGTAATGGCGCAAGCCGAGCGTCCGGAAATGTATCCGTTGCGGCTGGCGTAGGCGTCGGGGGAGGCCATGGTGCGGTGCTGTTCAACAATCATCAGTGGTGTCTCTCGAAGTGCCTGGTGATGCAAGTGCCCAAGATGGGCGTAGCTGAACTGAGTCCGTCCAAAGACCTCACGATACTTGGCAGCTAAAACGTTGTCAACATTTCCAATGCCACGCTTATCCCCGTGGTGAAAGAACAGGGATGTTTTTCCATGCTCGAAGCAGTAGAAACCGTCCGCCGAACCATTGATTTCTATGCGGGGTTCGTTCTCGTAGAACGCCTTGAACCCTGCTCGCAGCCAAACTGAACTGGCGGGGTCGTGGTTGGCATGGGCCATGATGATGTGAAGGCGTGGGTGTTTCGTGAGCAGGATATTAACCACTCGGCGCAGGACCCGGATGGCCACGCCGACCAGCTTCTCAAATCGGGTATCCGCATCGAGGACGTGCTTGTTTGCCGGGGTAACCGCCTCCATACCATCCCAGTGCAAGAAGTCCCCCATCTGCGCCAGGACCCCCGTCTCGGAATTCGGTGTACCCTGGATCACTTTCTGGAACCATCGGACCAGAAGATCCTCAGCGATATCCAAATCCCAGTCGGCTCCTGTCTCCAGCCCCCA
This window encodes:
- a CDS encoding winged helix-turn-helix domain-containing protein, which gives rise to MPISKADMQASLHLLEGEDLEYIKTIIEAGSNTRAAKKLGVDRRNVDRRIKRIFAKMVKKGWAPSHDLTHPLPPGRVLGKTTTLYKDGAPVMQWVAAHPDDEYLERVSQEAMDAFRSEIPRAAPTELPRQLTFDPNLATTYILTDYHLGMLAWGLETGADWDLDIAEDLLVRWFQKVIQGTPNSETGVLAQMGDFLHWDGMEAVTPANKHVLDADTRFEKLVGVAIRVLRRVVNILLTKHPRLHIIMAHANHDPASSVWLRAGFKAFYENEPRIEINGSADGFYCFEHGKTSLFFHHGDKRGIGNVDNVLAAKYREVFGRTQFSYAHLGHLHHQALRETPLMIVEQHRTMASPDAYASRNGYISGRSACAITYHKDFGETGRVIITPEMLKK